A stretch of the Thiomicrorhabdus xiamenensis genome encodes the following:
- the murC gene encoding UDP-N-acetylmuramate--L-alanine ligase, producing the protein MKEQVKQIHFVGIGGVGMAGIAEVCLNLGYTVSGSDIRKNATVEHLISLGALIQIGHNAEHVKHSDVVVVSTAIGKDNPEVEWAREARIPVIPRAEMLAELMRVRFGIAIAGTHGKTTTTSLTAAVLTQGGIDPTYVIGGKLNQIGSNARLGASQYLVAEADESDASFLHLTPMLSVITNIDQDHMETYQGDYRNLENTFIEFIQRLPFYGKVIVCLDDDNIREILPKISRKFLSYGFSEDADVRAVNVRADGMTMRFDVKLPEQDALLPVCLNIPGEHNVLNALAAICVALELDVDVSSIQKALQEFAGVGRRFEVYPHRVIGGHKVTLVDDYGHHPTELKATLQTARNAFEDKRLVLLFQPHRYSRTRDLFDDFVQALLMADLVILSEVYPAGEKPLANFDSKALLQALRTRGGHGIYAESLEELDTLCSEVLTDDDLLLVMGAGDIGQLAKKWADNVQD; encoded by the coding sequence ATGAAAGAACAAGTTAAACAGATTCATTTTGTCGGAATCGGCGGCGTCGGCATGGCCGGCATTGCCGAAGTTTGTCTGAATTTAGGCTATACCGTCAGCGGTTCCGATATTCGTAAGAATGCGACAGTCGAGCATCTTATCTCTTTAGGCGCCCTGATTCAGATCGGGCACAATGCCGAACATGTAAAGCATTCTGATGTGGTTGTCGTTTCGACGGCAATTGGCAAAGATAATCCCGAGGTCGAATGGGCCCGTGAAGCGCGTATTCCGGTGATCCCGCGTGCCGAAATGCTGGCGGAGTTGATGCGTGTGCGTTTCGGGATTGCGATCGCCGGAACTCACGGGAAAACCACGACCACCAGTCTGACCGCCGCGGTATTGACGCAGGGCGGCATCGATCCGACGTATGTAATTGGCGGAAAGCTTAATCAGATCGGTTCCAATGCCCGCCTCGGTGCCAGCCAGTATCTGGTTGCCGAAGCGGACGAATCCGACGCTTCTTTCCTGCATCTGACGCCGATGCTTTCGGTGATTACCAATATCGATCAGGACCATATGGAAACCTATCAGGGTGATTACCGGAATCTGGAAAACACCTTTATCGAGTTCATCCAGCGTCTGCCGTTCTACGGCAAGGTTATTGTCTGTCTGGACGACGATAATATCCGCGAAATCCTACCGAAAATCAGTCGTAAATTCCTTAGTTACGGGTTCAGCGAAGACGCCGATGTCCGTGCGGTGAATGTCCGTGCGGACGGTATGACTATGCGCTTTGACGTCAAACTTCCGGAGCAGGACGCACTGCTTCCGGTGTGCTTGAATATTCCAGGTGAACATAATGTTCTGAATGCCTTGGCCGCAATATGCGTCGCGCTTGAACTGGATGTGGATGTTTCCTCGATCCAGAAGGCATTGCAGGAGTTTGCCGGCGTGGGGCGTCGCTTTGAAGTCTATCCGCATAGAGTGATCGGTGGCCACAAGGTCACACTGGTTGATGACTACGGACATCATCCGACGGAATTGAAGGCGACGTTGCAGACTGCGCGTAACGCTTTTGAAGATAAACGTCTGGTTTTGCTCTTCCAGCCGCACCGCTACAGCCGCACACGCGATCTGTTCGATGATTTTGTACAGGCATTGCTGATGGCCGATCTGGTTATTTTGAGCGAGGTTTATCCGGCCGGCGAAAAACCGCTGGCAAACTTCGATTCCAAAGCGCTTCTGCAGGCATTGCGTACTCGTGGCGGGCATGGAATCTATGCCGAAAGTCTTGAAGAACTTGATACGCTCTGCTCGGAAGTGCTAACCGACGATGACCTGTTGCTGGTGATGGGTGCCGGTGATATCGGTCAATTGGCGAAAAAATGGGCGGATAACGTTCAGGATTAG
- a CDS encoding D-alanine--D-alanine ligase has translation MLFELSEQSKVAVLMGGVAAEREISLRSGQAVTEALQAQGIDATGIDVSNLSQLQQVSEEYDVAFIALHGRWGEDGTVQAILEDLQMPFTGSRMAASAIAMDKLRTKWMWRGADLPTPNFVWVNEHRPLNTENFPLQFPVIVKPVHEGSSIGMQKVDSMPQLQAAVDEAQKFDQEVLIEQWITGREFTCAVLDGEALPLIELKTNNVFYDYEAKYQSNDTQYLCPADLDSGLTESIQKIVLQAFAVVGSDTWGRVDLMLDENNQPWLIELNSVPGMTDHSLVPMAAKAQGIDFQQLVKRILQRAK, from the coding sequence GTGCTATTCGAGTTAAGTGAACAAAGTAAAGTTGCCGTCTTAATGGGCGGCGTCGCGGCGGAAAGAGAAATCTCGCTGCGCAGTGGTCAGGCGGTAACCGAAGCCTTGCAGGCGCAGGGCATTGACGCGACGGGGATTGACGTTTCCAACCTGTCGCAACTGCAGCAAGTTTCCGAAGAGTATGATGTTGCTTTTATCGCTTTACATGGGCGCTGGGGTGAGGACGGAACCGTTCAGGCCATTCTCGAAGATTTGCAAATGCCGTTTACCGGAAGCCGAATGGCAGCTTCTGCGATTGCCATGGATAAATTACGCACCAAATGGATGTGGCGCGGTGCGGATCTGCCGACACCGAACTTTGTCTGGGTAAACGAGCATAGACCGTTGAATACAGAAAATTTTCCGTTGCAGTTCCCGGTGATCGTCAAGCCGGTTCATGAGGGATCGAGTATCGGAATGCAGAAAGTAGACTCAATGCCGCAATTGCAGGCGGCGGTCGATGAAGCGCAGAAATTCGATCAAGAGGTGCTGATCGAACAATGGATTACCGGTCGCGAATTTACCTGTGCGGTTCTTGACGGCGAAGCTTTGCCGTTAATCGAGTTAAAGACCAATAATGTCTTTTACGATTACGAAGCCAAATATCAGTCCAACGATACGCAATATCTTTGTCCGGCGGACCTGGATTCCGGATTGACGGAATCGATTCAGAAAATCGTTCTTCAGGCATTTGCCGTTGTCGGCTCCGATACTTGGGGGCGAGTCGACCTGATGCTGGATGAAAATAACCAGCCGTGGCTGATCGAATTGAACTCCGTGCCGGGAATGACTGATCACAGTCTGGTGCCGATGGCGGCGAAAGCGCAGGGGATCGATTTCCAGCAGTTGGTCAAACGTATTCTGCAGCGAGCGAAATAG
- a CDS encoding cell division protein FtsQ/DivIB: MIPEQAEVEQESPNKLGAEPSKLPKVAFWLLITALALVFSAWLMLPNKGGDHWFSKGISSYHVQSQLNEVRPEDIDRVLKSYLGVSFWDVPIDEIQGRLTQLDWVVKAEVSRVWPDKLDVQVFEQKPVARWGESGLINHQGQVFFPYSIEGYRDLVVLDGSLDSSQLVLQRWVEINELFQKQNIALVGLAYKPGKIWQIYLASGQSVILEDEQWQRKLRLFFQAYKQLSQDLIKSAETFDLRYSNGFVVGKKTP; this comes from the coding sequence ATGATTCCAGAACAAGCCGAAGTCGAGCAGGAAAGCCCCAATAAACTGGGCGCGGAGCCGTCCAAGTTGCCCAAGGTGGCTTTCTGGCTTTTGATTACGGCACTGGCACTGGTCTTCAGTGCCTGGCTGATGCTGCCGAATAAAGGCGGAGATCACTGGTTTTCCAAAGGCATCAGTTCGTATCATGTTCAATCACAGTTAAATGAAGTCCGGCCGGAAGATATCGACCGGGTTTTAAAAAGTTATCTCGGCGTCTCTTTCTGGGACGTACCGATCGACGAGATTCAGGGGCGTCTGACACAGCTTGACTGGGTGGTTAAAGCCGAAGTCAGCCGGGTTTGGCCGGATAAGCTGGATGTCCAGGTCTTTGAGCAGAAACCGGTTGCCCGTTGGGGCGAGAGCGGTTTGATCAATCATCAGGGGCAGGTGTTTTTTCCTTATAGTATCGAAGGCTATCGGGATCTGGTGGTCCTTGACGGCAGTCTGGATTCCAGCCAGTTGGTATTGCAGCGCTGGGTCGAAATTAACGAACTGTTTCAGAAACAGAATATTGCTCTGGTCGGTCTGGCGTACAAGCCGGGTAAAATCTGGCAGATCTATCTGGCAAGCGGTCAGAGTGTGATACTGGAAGACGAGCAGTGGCAGAGAAAACTGCGTCTCTTTTTTCAGGCCTATAAGCAATTATCGCAAGACCTGATAAAATCCGCAGAGACCTTTGATTTACGCTATAGTAATGGTTTTGTGGTCGGTAAGAAAACGCCGTAA
- the ftsA gene encoding cell division protein FtsA has translation MQSSPNIIVGLDIGTSKIKAVIGELSPSQIEVRGYSIVPTKGLRNGVVINIEETKRSIKTAIEEAEGVAGCEVDSAYIGITGGHIKSINSHGVVTINNEVSPEDVQRVTDQAHAGKYSPSEERMLHVLPQEFTLDMQEGILEPVGMAGKRLEVKTHIITASQSAVRNIEKCVHSAGLHDSTPVLAQLAASEAVLSEDEKELGVCVVDIGGGTTDITVYRNGSMQYTAVLPIAGNYVTNDVAIAFNTPTDSAEKIKVQYGCAMPSLIKEDFKFDVQRVGEREPFALSQRLLSEVIRPRMEEIYESVEARLKQDGFSKEMFGAGIVITGGSSMIFGSVPLAEEIFDMPVRIGLPKSDYLSGGLVNEINHSELSTAIGLLLYAQQNFDLDHPGYEFTVEDHESFLERTTDRFRRFKNWLSSSF, from the coding sequence ATGCAAAGTAGTCCAAATATTATTGTCGGTTTAGATATCGGAACCTCAAAAATCAAGGCGGTAATCGGGGAACTCTCCCCAAGCCAGATTGAAGTTCGCGGATACAGTATTGTGCCGACCAAAGGACTGCGTAACGGTGTGGTGATTAATATCGAGGAAACCAAACGCTCGATCAAAACCGCGATTGAAGAAGCCGAAGGCGTTGCCGGATGTGAGGTGGATTCCGCTTATATCGGGATTACCGGCGGCCATATCAAAAGCATCAATTCGCACGGTGTCGTGACCATCAATAACGAAGTTTCGCCGGAAGATGTTCAGAGAGTAACCGATCAGGCGCATGCCGGTAAATATTCGCCGTCCGAAGAGCGCATGCTGCATGTTCTGCCTCAGGAATTTACGCTGGATATGCAGGAAGGGATTCTCGAACCGGTCGGTATGGCCGGTAAGCGCCTTGAGGTCAAAACGCATATTATTACTGCCAGCCAGAGCGCGGTGCGCAATATCGAAAAATGCGTCCATTCCGCCGGACTGCACGACAGTACTCCCGTGCTGGCGCAGTTGGCGGCCAGTGAAGCGGTTCTCAGTGAAGACGAAAAAGAGCTGGGCGTCTGCGTCGTCGATATCGGTGGCGGAACGACCGATATTACGGTTTATCGCAATGGCTCCATGCAATATACGGCAGTTCTGCCGATTGCCGGTAACTATGTCACTAACGATGTCGCCATCGCTTTCAATACCCCGACCGACTCGGCAGAAAAAATCAAAGTCCAGTACGGCTGCGCCATGCCGAGCCTGATTAAGGAAGATTTCAAGTTCGACGTTCAGCGCGTCGGCGAACGCGAGCCTTTCGCGTTGAGTCAGCGTCTGTTGTCCGAAGTGATTCGTCCGCGTATGGAAGAAATTTACGAAAGTGTCGAAGCGCGTCTTAAGCAAGACGGCTTTTCCAAGGAGATGTTCGGTGCGGGAATCGTGATTACCGGCGGTTCGTCGATGATCTTTGGCAGTGTGCCTTTGGCGGAAGAGATTTTTGATATGCCGGTGCGCATCGGTTTGCCGAAAAGCGATTATCTGAGCGGCGGGCTGGTCAACGAAATCAACCACTCCGAACTTTCGACGGCAATCGGTCTGTTGCTGTATGCGCAACAGAATTTCGATTTGGATCATCCAGGCTACGAGTTCACGGTTGAAGATCACGAAAGTTTTCTGGAAAGAACAACCGACCGGTTCCGCCGTTTCAAAAACTGGTTATCTTCCAGTTTCTAA
- the lpxC gene encoding UDP-3-O-acyl-N-acetylglucosamine deacetylase: protein MNQRTLVNSIKAKGIGLHTGHESVMTLRPAPVDTGIVFRRIDVDPVVEFKVSPQIVGETTLCTTIVNEQLKIATIEHLMSALAGVGIDNVYIDISSDEVPIMDGSSSHFVFLLQAAGIQLQDAPKRFVRILKPVRVENDQGGWAEFVPYDGYRLNFSIAFSHPAFENTAEKMTLEFSATAYFKEVSRARTFGFMKDMDMLRAKNLGLGASLKNAIGLGDEGVVNAEGLRDKDEFVRHKILDAVGDLYMLGHPVIGEFNAHKSGHALNNQLIRALLEQPDAFELVEYEGSNPPVSYSSSLVV, encoded by the coding sequence TTGAATCAAAGAACCTTAGTAAATTCGATTAAGGCGAAGGGCATCGGGCTACATACTGGACACGAGTCGGTCATGACTTTGCGCCCTGCGCCGGTGGATACCGGAATCGTTTTCCGCAGAATCGATGTGGATCCGGTCGTGGAGTTCAAAGTGTCACCGCAGATTGTCGGTGAAACCACTTTGTGTACAACGATCGTCAATGAACAATTGAAAATCGCTACGATAGAACATCTGATGTCCGCACTGGCCGGCGTCGGTATCGACAACGTCTATATTGATATCAGTTCGGACGAAGTTCCGATTATGGACGGCAGTTCGTCGCATTTTGTTTTCCTTTTACAGGCCGCCGGCATTCAGCTACAGGACGCACCTAAACGTTTTGTACGTATTCTCAAGCCGGTTCGGGTCGAAAACGATCAGGGCGGTTGGGCGGAATTCGTTCCTTATGACGGTTACCGCCTGAACTTCTCGATCGCTTTTTCGCATCCGGCATTTGAAAATACCGCGGAAAAAATGACGCTGGAATTTTCAGCAACAGCCTATTTCAAAGAAGTGTCGCGTGCGCGAACTTTCGGATTCATGAAAGATATGGATATGCTGCGCGCCAAGAATCTTGGCTTGGGTGCAAGCCTGAAAAATGCAATCGGTCTTGGCGATGAAGGCGTTGTCAACGCCGAAGGTCTGCGCGACAAGGATGAATTTGTCCGCCATAAGATTCTGGATGCGGTCGGTGATCTGTATATGCTTGGTCATCCGGTGATCGGCGAGTTCAACGCGCACAAATCGGGGCATGCTCTGAATAACCAGTTGATTCGTGCCTTGCTTGAACAGCCGGATGCGTTTGAACTGGTCGAGTATGAAGGCTCGAATCCTCCGGTCAGCTACTCTTCCAGTCTGGTCGTTTAA
- a CDS encoding DciA family protein codes for MKPLLTQAQGNLKNLLESAQFFQLLLETGRDHLPAELQPHLVGVSFEERTLVLQIDASIWATQLRFYEPSILGSFQQDFPHLELNRVKVSILPQQEKPPKKRNVSSHPSEMDAQRMRQLSQEVESPELSEALLKLSQRAKNPDNQ; via the coding sequence GTGAAACCTTTACTAACTCAAGCGCAAGGTAATTTAAAAAACTTATTGGAAAGCGCCCAGTTTTTTCAGCTTCTGCTGGAAACCGGTCGCGACCATCTGCCTGCAGAACTTCAGCCCCATTTAGTCGGCGTCAGCTTCGAAGAGCGAACGCTGGTTTTGCAGATTGATGCGTCCATCTGGGCGACGCAACTGCGTTTCTACGAACCGTCGATTCTCGGGAGTTTCCAGCAGGATTTTCCGCATCTGGAGTTAAACCGGGTCAAAGTCAGCATCTTGCCGCAGCAGGAAAAGCCGCCAAAGAAAAGAAATGTGAGCAGCCATCCGAGCGAGATGGATGCCCAGAGAATGCGTCAATTGAGTCAGGAAGTGGAGTCCCCCGAACTGAGCGAGGCGCTGTTGAAGCTCAGCCAAAGAGCAAAAAACCCCGATAATCAGTGA
- the secA gene encoding preprotein translocase subunit SecA: MAFNIFKKIFGSRNERLLKQYRKIVQQINALEPGLEALSDEKLKAKTEAFKAALENGKTLDDILPEAFAVVREAGKRVFGMRHYDVQMVGGITLHQGKIAEMRTGEGKTLVATLPAYLNALSGKGVHIITVNDYLAKRDAEWMGQLFGFLGLSTGVVVSGQSQQEKQMAYAMDITYGTNNEFGFDYLRDNMAIFAEERVMRDQHFAVIDEVDSILIDEARTPLIISGPAEDKAELYQKINPLVAHLEEGEEDPETKETTGDFIIDAKSRQVFLTDDGHAKVEQMLVDVELLGEEDSLYDATNIGLMIHINAALRAHLLFEKDRDYIVEDGQVVIIDEFTGRKMQGRRWSEGLHQAMEAKEGVKIQQESQTFASITFQNLFRQYAKLSGMTGTADTEAGEFLSTYNLEVVVIPPNKTPQRQDLSDLVFLDMDGKFAAIVEDIRETTKTGQPILVGTASIEMSELLSRLLTQEKIKHSVLNAKHHEQEASIIADAGRPGAVTIATNMAGRGTDIVLGGNLEMELEELGENASEEKIAQVKAEWQERHNKVLELGGLKVIGSERHESRRIDNQLRGRSGRQGDVGVTRFYLSLDDDLMRRFASDRVKGMMKRLGMTSNEAIEHKMVTKSIERAQKQVERMHQDERANLLKFDDIANEQRKVVYTQRNELMSADAEEVTDVLDGLREQVVEQIVATYVPPGSLHEQWDIPNLEKALHEELGTELPIEQWLEEDKNLYEETLIEKIVTELKERYQDKMAVVDENTRHHFEKEVLLRTIDKQWRAHLAEMDYLRRGIHLRGYAQKDPFQEYRRESGELFKGFLYEVTLETVKILSLVQIGGQQDVAEYEEQAHQPEHLEATHPAAAGIADAMNNAMEQETAEASEDDNGESTFRRDTPKVGRNDPCPCGSGKKYKQCCGKLS; this comes from the coding sequence ATGGCGTTTAATATCTTCAAGAAAATCTTTGGTAGCCGCAACGAACGACTGCTGAAACAGTATCGAAAAATCGTGCAGCAAATTAATGCTTTAGAACCGGGGCTGGAAGCACTCAGTGACGAAAAACTGAAAGCAAAAACCGAAGCGTTCAAAGCGGCTCTGGAAAACGGAAAAACTCTTGACGATATTCTGCCGGAAGCGTTTGCGGTGGTTCGTGAGGCCGGTAAGCGTGTCTTCGGTATGCGTCATTACGACGTGCAGATGGTTGGTGGTATTACCTTGCATCAGGGCAAAATCGCCGAGATGCGCACCGGTGAAGGGAAAACGCTGGTAGCGACTCTGCCGGCCTATTTGAATGCTCTGTCCGGAAAAGGGGTTCACATCATCACGGTAAACGATTACCTGGCCAAGCGTGACGCCGAATGGATGGGACAGCTTTTCGGGTTCCTGGGATTGAGTACCGGTGTTGTTGTATCGGGTCAGAGCCAGCAGGAAAAGCAGATGGCCTATGCAATGGACATCACCTACGGAACCAATAACGAATTCGGTTTCGATTATCTGCGTGACAATATGGCGATCTTTGCCGAAGAGCGTGTTATGCGCGATCAGCACTTTGCCGTTATCGATGAAGTGGATTCGATTCTGATCGATGAAGCGCGTACGCCGCTGATTATTTCCGGTCCGGCCGAGGACAAGGCGGAGTTGTATCAGAAGATCAATCCGCTGGTTGCGCATTTGGAAGAAGGTGAAGAAGACCCTGAGACTAAAGAGACAACCGGAGACTTTATTATCGACGCCAAATCGCGTCAGGTTTTCCTGACCGATGATGGACATGCCAAGGTTGAACAGATGCTGGTTGACGTCGAGCTTCTTGGAGAAGAAGACTCTCTGTACGATGCCACCAATATCGGCCTGATGATTCACATCAATGCCGCTTTGCGCGCACACCTGTTATTCGAGAAAGATCGCGACTATATCGTCGAAGACGGACAGGTGGTGATTATCGATGAATTCACCGGCCGTAAAATGCAGGGACGTCGTTGGAGCGAAGGGCTGCATCAGGCGATGGAAGCCAAAGAAGGGGTCAAAATCCAGCAGGAGAGCCAGACCTTCGCTTCGATTACTTTCCAGAACCTGTTCCGACAGTATGCAAAACTTTCCGGTATGACCGGTACCGCCGATACCGAAGCGGGCGAATTCCTGTCGACCTACAATCTTGAAGTTGTCGTCATTCCGCCGAACAAGACGCCGCAGCGTCAGGATCTTTCGGATCTGGTATTCCTGGATATGGACGGCAAGTTCGCTGCGATCGTCGAAGACATTCGCGAAACGACCAAAACCGGTCAGCCGATTCTGGTGGGGACGGCGTCGATTGAGATGTCGGAACTGCTTTCGCGTTTGTTGACGCAGGAGAAAATCAAACACAGCGTTTTGAATGCTAAACACCACGAACAAGAAGCGAGCATTATTGCCGATGCCGGTCGTCCGGGTGCGGTAACCATCGCAACCAATATGGCCGGTCGTGGTACCGATATCGTATTGGGTGGTAACCTTGAGATGGAACTTGAAGAGCTAGGTGAAAATGCCAGCGAAGAGAAGATTGCTCAAGTTAAAGCCGAATGGCAGGAACGCCACAATAAAGTATTGGAACTTGGCGGTCTGAAAGTTATCGGTTCCGAACGCCATGAATCGCGTCGTATCGATAACCAGCTGCGCGGTCGTTCAGGTCGTCAGGGGGATGTCGGTGTTACCCGTTTCTATCTGTCTCTGGATGATGATCTGATGCGCCGTTTTGCTTCCGATCGTGTTAAAGGCATGATGAAACGCCTTGGTATGACGTCAAATGAAGCGATCGAGCATAAAATGGTCACGAAATCGATTGAACGTGCTCAGAAGCAGGTTGAACGTATGCATCAGGACGAACGTGCCAACCTGTTGAAGTTCGATGATATCGCCAACGAACAGCGTAAAGTGGTGTACACCCAGCGTAACGAACTGATGTCGGCGGATGCCGAAGAGGTGACCGATGTTCTGGATGGGCTTCGTGAGCAGGTCGTCGAACAGATCGTCGCAACCTACGTTCCTCCTGGCTCTCTGCACGAACAGTGGGATATTCCGAATCTGGAAAAAGCGCTACATGAAGAATTGGGTACGGAATTGCCTATCGAACAGTGGCTTGAAGAAGACAAGAATCTGTATGAAGAGACGCTGATCGAAAAAATCGTTACCGAGCTTAAAGAGCGTTATCAGGATAAGATGGCGGTGGTCGACGAGAATACCCGTCATCATTTCGAGAAAGAAGTTTTGCTGCGTACCATCGATAAGCAGTGGCGCGCGCATCTGGCGGAGATGGATTATCTGCGTCGCGGTATTCACCTGCGAGGCTATGCGCAGAAAGATCCTTTCCAGGAGTACCGTCGCGAGTCGGGCGAGCTTTTCAAAGGCTTCCTGTATGAAGTGACTTTGGAAACCGTCAAGATTCTTTCTCTGGTTCAGATCGGCGGCCAGCAGGATGTTGCCGAGTACGAAGAGCAGGCGCATCAGCCGGAACATCTGGAAGCGACGCATCCAGCCGCAGCCGGTATTGCCGATGCTATGAACAACGCGATGGAACAGGAAACGGCCGAAGCGTCCGAAGACGACAACGGCGAAAGCACTTTCCGTCGCGATACGCCGAAGGTTGGCCGCAACGATCCTTGTCCTTGTGGCTCGGGCAAAAAATATAAACAGTGCTGCGGAAAATTAAGCTAA
- the argJ gene encoding bifunctional glutamate N-acetyltransferase/amino-acid acetyltransferase ArgJ translates to MSSQQVLNIHPVAGVYLGTTAAKIKKNGKSDLVVIELCKGALTAATFTQNAFCAAPVTVAKENLAKHAPRALVINAGNANAGTGEQGMNDAVETCALVAKELGCSPEEVLPFSTGVIGENLPMEKFAAGIPDAMANLSIDGWKEAGHAIMTTDLVSKMVSRVIDINGASVTLTGMAKGSGMIHPNMATMLGFVATDAKISQECLQKALTDAVNVSFNRITVDGDTSTNDACTLSATQQADMEEITDSNTLNYHVFAEAVSEMMTELAQMIVRDGEGATKFVSVIVEEAKTQEEALKVAHAVALSPLVKTALFASDPNWGRILAAVGRAGVEDLDINALEIYLGDVCIVRNGGRAEEYTEAQGQAVMDKTDIDITIWLNRGPVYETVWTTDFSYDYVKINAEYRS, encoded by the coding sequence ATGAGTTCTCAACAGGTATTGAACATTCATCCGGTCGCCGGCGTTTATCTGGGTACGACCGCCGCTAAAATCAAGAAAAACGGTAAGTCGGATCTGGTGGTTATCGAACTGTGCAAAGGCGCGCTTACGGCGGCGACCTTTACCCAGAACGCTTTCTGCGCGGCTCCGGTAACGGTCGCCAAAGAAAACCTTGCCAAGCATGCACCGCGCGCTTTGGTCATTAATGCCGGTAATGCCAACGCCGGAACCGGAGAGCAGGGGATGAATGATGCAGTGGAAACCTGTGCACTGGTGGCCAAGGAACTGGGGTGCTCGCCTGAAGAAGTACTGCCGTTTTCGACCGGTGTCATCGGTGAAAACCTACCGATGGAAAAGTTTGCGGCGGGGATTCCGGATGCGATGGCGAATTTGAGCATTGATGGCTGGAAAGAGGCCGGTCATGCGATTATGACCACCGATTTGGTGTCTAAAATGGTCAGCCGCGTGATCGATATTAATGGCGCCAGTGTGACCCTGACCGGGATGGCGAAAGGTTCGGGCATGATTCACCCGAATATGGCAACCATGCTGGGCTTTGTCGCGACGGATGCGAAAATATCGCAGGAATGTCTGCAGAAAGCGCTGACCGATGCAGTCAATGTCAGCTTTAACCGTATTACCGTCGATGGCGATACTTCGACCAATGACGCCTGTACCCTGAGCGCGACGCAGCAGGCGGATATGGAAGAGATCACCGATAGTAATACCCTGAATTATCATGTGTTTGCCGAAGCGGTTAGCGAAATGATGACCGAACTGGCGCAGATGATTGTCCGCGACGGTGAAGGCGCGACCAAGTTTGTTTCGGTGATTGTCGAAGAAGCCAAAACCCAGGAAGAAGCTCTGAAAGTGGCGCATGCGGTCGCTTTGTCTCCGCTGGTCAAAACCGCGCTATTTGCTTCCGATCCGAACTGGGGACGTATCCTGGCGGCAGTCGGACGTGCCGGGGTTGAAGATCTGGATATTAACGCTTTGGAGATTTATCTGGGTGACGTTTGTATCGTCAGAAACGGCGGACGTGCAGAAGAATATACCGAGGCACAAGGGCAGGCGGTAATGGATAAAACCGATATCGATATCACCATCTGGTTGAATCGTGGTCCGGTGTATGAAACGGTGTGGACCACCGACTTCTCATACGACTACGTAAAGATCAATGCCGAGTATCGTTCTTAA
- the hisC gene encoding histidinol-phosphate transaminase, producing MSQYWSQLVHSLTPYVPGEQPKVDNLIKLNTNENPYPPSPMVLAAINEQTNEKLRLYPDPNSDLLKQAIADYHGMQTDQVFVGNGSDEVLAHCFQGLLKQDAPLLYPDITYSFYPVYCGLYDIDYETIPLNDDFEIIAEDYQRDCGGIIFPNPNAPTGRLLPLDVIKQLLEMHPNRVVVVDEAYIDFGGESAIALVNEHPNLLVIQTLSKSRSLAGIRVGFAIGQAHLIEALERVKNSFNSYPIDRLALYGASASFADEEYFQDACQKIISTRETLVSAMSEMGFKVIPSAANFIFASHPNKDAEEIALALRERKIIVRYFNKPRIDQYLRITIGTDAENDALIAALKEIIG from the coding sequence ATGAGTCAATACTGGAGTCAGCTGGTTCACAGCCTCACCCCTTATGTTCCCGGTGAACAGCCTAAGGTCGATAACCTGATTAAACTGAATACCAACGAGAACCCTTACCCTCCTTCTCCGATGGTTTTGGCGGCGATTAACGAGCAGACCAACGAAAAGCTGCGTCTGTACCCGGATCCGAATTCCGATCTGCTGAAACAGGCGATTGCCGACTACCACGGCATGCAGACCGATCAGGTGTTTGTCGGTAACGGCTCCGATGAAGTTCTGGCGCACTGCTTCCAAGGCTTGCTGAAACAGGACGCGCCGCTGCTTTATCCGGATATCACTTACAGTTTTTATCCGGTGTATTGCGGGCTGTACGATATAGACTACGAAACCATTCCGCTGAATGACGATTTCGAGATCATTGCCGAAGACTATCAGCGCGATTGCGGCGGGATTATTTTCCCGAATCCGAACGCACCGACCGGCCGCCTGTTGCCTCTGGATGTCATTAAACAACTGCTGGAAATGCATCCGAACCGCGTGGTTGTGGTCGATGAAGCCTATATCGATTTCGGCGGCGAAAGCGCAATCGCTCTGGTTAATGAGCACCCTAACCTGCTGGTTATCCAGACGCTATCCAAATCGCGTTCTCTGGCCGGAATTCGCGTCGGCTTTGCCATCGGACAGGCGCATCTGATCGAAGCGCTGGAGCGCGTTAAAAACAGCTTTAATTCCTATCCAATCGACCGTCTGGCGCTGTACGGCGCAAGCGCCTCTTTTGCCGATGAAGAATATTTCCAGGATGCTTGCCAGAAGATTATCAGTACGCGTGAAACGCTGGTGTCGGCCATGAGCGAAATGGGCTTTAAAGTAATCCCGTCGGCGGCGAACTTTATCTTTGCCAGCCATCCGAACAAAGATGCCGAAGAGATCGCACTGGCTCTGCGTGAACGCAAGATTATCGTGCGCTACTTCAATAAACCGCGTATCGACCAGTATCTGCGTATTACCATCGGTACCGATGCCGAAAACGATGCATTGATCGCGGCGCTGAAAGAGATTATCGGTTAA